The Venturia canescens isolate UGA chromosome 10, ASM1945775v1, whole genome shotgun sequence genome segment CAGGTGGTCGTTATCAGAGGGTTTCTTCgattcaaacaattttttctgtcttagAGTAACAGTTGTTAAAGACAAAATTACAAGACACAGCAAAGGCATAGCGTTTATTCTCTTTCTCAAACCAGAAGATGCCATCAATTGTGCCAGAGCTATAAACAACACTCAGGTATTTCAACATACGAATGGTCCGGCTCGCTTATTCTTTCATTTATCGGTCAGTAAAAAACttgttattttcattaattcaacGTACAGATTGGCGGTCGAACCATAAAAAGCTCAATAGCTATGGACAACGGAAGGAGCACCGAATTCATAAGACGCAGAGATTATCCGGACAAGTCTCAATGTTGGGAATGCGGAGAAGAGGGCCATTTGTCTTACAATTGTAGTCGCAATACGCTCGGTGTCAGAGTTCCTCCTCCCAAAAAAGTCAGATTAAGGAAGCGTAACAGAACATCCGAGGGTCAAGCTGATACGAGTTACTATGACAGCGACGACGATGACAGTGCTGCCAGAAAACCTAGAGAAACGAGTAGAAATACCCATCGtaaagaggaagaagaggaagaggatAAAAACGAGCCGGACGTGGAAACCCTTGGCGAGGCCATTAGACTCACGGT includes the following:
- the LOC122417145 gene encoding zinc finger CCHC-type and RNA-binding motif-containing protein 1-like: MSGGIAPSKSTVYASNLPFSLTNNDIHQMFESYGKIVKVTVVKDKITRHSKGIAFILFLKPEDAINCARAINNTQIGGRTIKSSIAMDNGRSTEFIRRRDYPDKSQCWECGEEGHLSYNCSRNTLGVRVPPPKKVRLRKRNRTSEGQADTSYYDSDDDDSAARKPRETSRNTHRKEEEEEEDKNEPDVETLGEAIRLTQEEMESERYRYEVASGRYVEHLQQESSIPRKRFKKVKSYFSDEEELTD